The following proteins are co-located in the Styela clava chromosome 15, kaStyClav1.hap1.2, whole genome shotgun sequence genome:
- the LOC120334444 gene encoding uncharacterized protein LOC120334444, whose protein sequence is MRREFKLEGRIYIVRRKNKKMNRTNGIHIAFGIVYLATLVIAEQCQIPTPIEDIDVDKFPKTWYQGLHTNDPVMSEDVLCSKLQNFTKTKEGWKMVITEYHKNSPPRVFPSRHIRQRKGVYTIDKKDDLGTITSQTLSSDGGFNEAAAAIDDALLSRELLELSDYKNYFITAFCSLTGEWIVWAHFPTPNPDVRQVSKMWNTLIDYRIAVKLYPCKKINWK, encoded by the exons ATGCGAAGAGAATTCAAACTAGAAGgaagaatatatattgtaaggCGAAAGAATAAGAAAATGAACCGAACAAATGGAATTCATATTGCTTTTGGCATAGTATATCTGGCAACCCTGGTAATAGCTGAGCAATGCCAAATTCCCACACCAATAGAAGATATAGATGTTGATAag TTTCCAAAAACGTGGTACCAAGGTCTTCATACAAACGATCCAGTAATGTCTGAAGATGTCCTATGTTCGAAATTACAAAACTTCACCAAGACGAAAGAAGGTTGGAAAATGGTGATAACGGAATACCAtaagaa TTCTCCGCCTCGTGTTTTTCCATCACGACACATAAGACAGCGCAAAGGAGTTTACACTATAGACAAAAAAGATG ATCTTGGAACAATCACTTCTCAAACTTTAAGTTCCGATGGAGGATTTAATGAAGCCGCTGCAGCAATAG ATGATGCGCTTCTCAGTAGAGAACTTCTTGAACTGAGCGATTATAAAAACTACTTTATCACAGCTTTTTGCAGTTTAACAG GTGAATGGATTGTTTGGGCTCATTTTCCAACACCAAATCCCGATGTTCGTCAAGTCAGTAAAATGTGGAATACTCTGATTGATTACCGAATCGCAGTCAAATTGTATCCCTGCAAGAAAATCAATTGGAAATAA
- the LOC120334347 gene encoding uncharacterized protein LOC120334347 gives MKIFLIFAVLVAVCYNEASAHTCNGQILQKDVDYSRLRGEWWQAYYTRDSRYSQFDCYDMRIIGLNRRYKQFYVQEIIQETRPKMGTIQQILLNTMCWENCVSDREININGHIATDYRNYMIIHTCVEGRPIIDIQLRKRIKKLPCRKIQEIAKILEKIGVNFFSLQERDRTTCPSPK, from the exons ATGaagatttttttgatttttgctGTTCTTGTTGCTGTTTGTTATAACGAAGCATCAGCTCACACGTGCAATGGTCAGATTTTACAGAAAGACGTGGATTATAGTCGG CTCCGTGGAGAATGGTGGCAAGCATATTATACCCGTGACTCTCGTTACTCTCAATTTGATTGCTATGATATGAGAATAATTGGTCTCAACAGACGTTATAAACAATTCTACGTTCAAGAAATAATACAAGA aaCAAGACCGAAAATGGGAACAATTCAACAAATATTGCTCAACACGATGTGCTGGGAAAATTGTGTGTCGGATC gTGAAATTAATATCAATGGACACATTGCAACAGACTATCGTAACTATATGATCATCCATACTTGTGTTGAAG GTCGTCCTATTATCGACATACAATTGAGAAAAAGAATCAAGAAACTTCCCTGCAGAAAGATTCAGGAAATCGCAAAAATCTTAGAGAAAATCGGAGTCAATTTCTTTTCTCTTCAAGAGAGAGACAGAACCACTTGCCCATCtcctaaataa
- the LOC120334513 gene encoding uncharacterized protein LOC120334513 produces the protein MHFCLMRRKFKLEERIFIIRRKNKKMNRTNGIHIAIGMVYLATLVKTEQCKIPSPAVEDIDVDKFPGTWYQGLRTNDPVMSEDVLCSKLQNFTKTKEGWKMVVTEYHKNSPPGVFPERNIKQRKGVYTINKKDDLGLINSQTLSADGGFNEAAAAIDDALLSRELLQLSDYKNYFITAFCSLTGEWIVWAHFPTPNPDVRQVSKMWNTLIDYRIAVKLYPCKNIDWK, from the exons ATGCATTTCTGCCTAATGCGAAGAAAATTCAAACTGGAAgaaagaatatttattataaggcgaaagaataaaaaaatgaacCGAACAAACGGAATTCATATTGCCATTGGCATGGTATATCTGGCAACCCTGGTAAAGACTGAGCAATGCAAAATTCCTTCACCAGCCGTAGAAGATATAGATGTTGATAag TTTCCAGGAACATGGTACCAAGGTCTTCGTACAAACGATCCAGTAATGTCTGAAGATGTACTATGTTCAAAATTACAAAACTTTACAAAAACGAAGGAAGGTTGGAAAATGGTGGTAACGGAATACCATAAAAA TTCTCCGCCTGGTGTTTTTCCAGAACGAAACATAAAACAGCGCAAAGGAGTTTACACCATAAACAAAAAAGATG ATCTTGGACTCATCAATTCTCAAACTTTAAGTGCCGATGGAGGATTTAATGAAGCCGCTGCAGCAATAG ATGATGCGCTTCTCAGTAGAGAACTTCTTCAACTGAGCGATTATAAAAACTACTTTATCACAGCTTTTTGCAGTTTAACAG GTGAATGGATTGTTTGGGCTCATTTTCCAACACCAAATCCCGATGTTCGTCAAGTCAGTAAAATGTggaatactttgattgattaccgaatCGCAGTCAAATTGTATCCCTGCAAGAACATCGATTGGAAATAA